A stretch of DNA from Micromonospora sp. NBC_01813:
AGCCAGAACAGGTACTCCAGCATCGTCGCGCTCAACGGCACCACGCGCTCCGGCTTCTGCGCAACGGTCACATCCTTGCCGTCGCACTCCTGCACCGTCACCGGGTAGCCCTCACCCGGGGCACTCGCTTGCGGATCCGGCGACCGGGTCGCCTCGCCACACGCCGCCACCGTCATGGCGACCGCCACGGCCGCCACCGGAACCCGCCACCTGTTGTTCATCCCGAACCGTCGATCCCTTCGGACGCCCTTACTGCGATGGGGTCACAGTATGCCGGGCCCGGCGGTCCGTGACGATCGAGGCCTCTCCGCCGCCTCCGGCGCCGTCGGTGGCCCGGCCTGCGCCGCTGGTGACGGCGTTCGGCGATGATTGGCCGATGACCAGGATTTCCAGCGTGACGGCGGCCGACCCTGGCGACGTCGTCGCGGAGATAACCGCCGCGCTGCACGCGAGGGGCGAGCGGATGACCACGCCCCGTCGCACGGTCGTCGAAGTGCTGGCACGGAAGCCGGGCCACCTGACGGCGGAGCAGGTCGTCGCCGTCACAGCCTCACCCGTACATCGTGCGAGCGTCTACCGCACCCTCGACGCCCTCTGCGACCTCGGCGTGGTCCAGCACATCCACGTCGGGCACGGCGCGACCGCGTACCATCTCGTCGACCCCAGTGGGCCACACCCGCACGGCCAGTGCCGTCACTGTGGCCACATCTACGATCTCCCCCGGCGCATACTCGACGCAGCGACCCGCCGGCTCCACCGCGACATCGGCTTCCGACTCGACGCCCACCACGTCGCGCTGTCCGGAGTCTGCGCCAGCTGCGCGACGACCGACATCGACTGAGCCGGGTCCAGCTGAACCTAAACGATCGGGCGTCGCGACGTGGTCCCGCCGATCGGTACCCGGCCGCGGTGGCGTCACCCGGCCGCTGACTGCGATGGAGGTACGACGATGAGCCGAATCAGACGGTCAAGGTTGGTGCGGCGGTCGGCGCTGCGGCTGGCGGCTGTCGGGTTGCTCGGTGTCCCGACAGCGGTGCTGCTGCCGGGAGGCCTCGCTGCGGCGCACGTCACTGTCGTCCCGGCGCAGGCGGTCCGCGGCGCGACGGTCCCGTTGACATTTCGAGTGCCCAACGAACGGTCCGACGCCAGCACCGTCGAGATCACGGTCCAGCTGCCGACCGATCCACCGATCACCTCCGCAGCGGTCCGCGAAACACCGGGATGGCGGGCGGAGGTGACCCGGGCTGCGGCGGCGGGCGGGTCGGATCAGCCGGCCGTGACGACGGTGACCTGGCGGGCGTTGTCCGCCGAAGCCGCGATCGACGGCGACCAGTTCCAGGACTTCGTGGTGATGCTCGGGCCGGTGCCCGACACCGAGCGGGTCGTGTTCCAGGCCCGGCAGACGTACTCCGACCAGCAGGTCGTCGTATGGGATGAGCCGCCAACGTCGGACGGAGCAGAGCCGGCCCGGCCGGCACCGGTGCTGTGGCCGGTCGACGCGGGCGACGAGACCCTGGTGGAGGGCCACGCTCACGGCGGCCCGGCGGGCTCGGTCCGGTCGACGGGCGGCGCGATGTCAGGCGCGGCGCTCGGTGTCGCAGTCGCCGCGTTGGTGGTCGCCGTGGCGGCGCTGCTGCTCGCGTTGGCGCAGCGGACGCGGCCGGCGCGGCCGGCGCCTACCGCGTTGCCGCCGTTGCCGGGTCGGCGCATTCCGCCGAGGCCACCGTCCGAGAACGCATCCTGATGTAGTCGGACGGGACGGCCGCCTGGTTCCCGCGATCAACGATTGTCGCGAATGACGGATGAACGTCTGCTTCTGCTGTCCATGGCCGAGAGACGCAGCTAGCGTGAGTGGATCGGCACGGCTCTCACCTGGAGGCGGCAATGGCAGCCGAGGAACTCGTTCATGTCCTGACCCTGTGTGGGAACTGCAGTTGCGGTTGTCCGGAGCTCTACATCGACCCGTCCGCTCCCATTGAGCAGCGAATCGTGATCTCCGATGACTTCGGGAGCACCATCCGGCTCAGTCCGGCCCAGCTCGGCGACATCGTCGAGCTCGCCCGCGCAGGCTCTCTCGATGAGGCGACCAAGGCCTAGCCAGCTACCCTGCGGGCAGTCACACAGGGCGTTCCCGGCCCGCGTCCAACGCGCCGTGACCAGTGTTTATGGTCACGGCGCGATTGCGTGTCCGGAATAGGATCCGTCACGGTCACGCCGGCCGGGAACTGGGGATGATCCCCCCAGAAACGCGGTCGTCCCCTGAACCGATACCTCGACGGTGCCGTACCATCATCTGTGGGCAGCCGAGCAACCGGCCGGAAGAGTGGCCGACGAATTCCGGGTATTTTCCAGAACGGACCGTGATCCCCTCACGTCGTCCGTCGACAAACCCTGTTCAATCTGCCCTTCTCTCATGATCGAGGTAGAGGATCCATGGAACTGTCGTACCAGGTCCGCGGTATGAACTGCGACCACTGTGTTCAGTCCGTCACCAAGACGGTCGGCGCGTTGCCGGCAGTCGGCTCCGTCCAGGTGGACCTGCCGACCGGTACGGTCACCGTGACCAGCGCGGCCGCCGTACCGCTCGATGATCTGCGTGCCGCGGTGGACGACGCCGGCTTCGAACTGATCGGTGCCGCGAGGTGACGACGAGCGTCGACACCCACAGCGTCACCCTGCGGATCGCCGGGATGACCTGCGCGGCCTGCGCCGGCCGGATCGAACGCCGACTCAACCGGATGACCGGGGTCCACGCCAGCGTCAACTTCGCCACCGAGAAGGCGTACATCGAGCATCCGGCCGCTGTCTCGGTCACCGAGCTGACCGAGACCGTGCGGGCGCTCGGCTATTCCGCGCTGCCGCCGAGTC
This window harbors:
- a CDS encoding Fur family transcriptional regulator, giving the protein MTRISSVTAADPGDVVAEITAALHARGERMTTPRRTVVEVLARKPGHLTAEQVVAVTASPVHRASVYRTLDALCDLGVVQHIHVGHGATAYHLVDPSGPHPHGQCRHCGHIYDLPRRILDAATRRLHRDIGFRLDAHHVALSGVCASCATTDID
- a CDS encoding YcnI family copper-binding membrane protein — translated: MSRIRRSRLVRRSALRLAAVGLLGVPTAVLLPGGLAAAHVTVVPAQAVRGATVPLTFRVPNERSDASTVEITVQLPTDPPITSAAVRETPGWRAEVTRAAAAGGSDQPAVTTVTWRALSAEAAIDGDQFQDFVVMLGPVPDTERVVFQARQTYSDQQVVVWDEPPTSDGAEPARPAPVLWPVDAGDETLVEGHAHGGPAGSVRSTGGAMSGAALGVAVAALVVAVAALLLALAQRTRPARPAPTALPPLPGRRIPPRPPSENAS
- a CDS encoding heavy-metal-associated domain-containing protein, with the translated sequence MELSYQVRGMNCDHCVQSVTKTVGALPAVGSVQVDLPTGTVTVTSAAAVPLDDLRAAVDDAGFELIGAAR